The Pocillopora verrucosa isolate sample1 chromosome 9, ASM3666991v2, whole genome shotgun sequence genome includes the window attcgttgatatctatGGATAAGCATACGTTAATTTAATGTCGTTCCTTCATCTTATTTGTTCAGCATGAACTTTAGCAGAAACtttttcaacaaaagaaaaacctttttcacaatataTTCCTGTCCAACCAGATGAGTTACACGCGCACGAGTAGTTGGTTTCACGGTTCACGCAGTTTGCATCGTTTTGGCATTGGTGCTTGACACAAAAGTCTGCAActagttaaaaagaaaactgattaaGAGAAGGCCTTTCATTAGCACAGAGGCAAATAGCCATGGAAAATGTCTTGTACCAACCTTTTGTCTTCATGTCGCAACGAGCTAAAATAGAGTTCCCAGATCTTGTAGAATCCAGCCAATAATTACCATTAACTGCTTGTCCTCCCTCACTCGCCTTGATTTCCTTGCACGATTCAGCAGGCAGCTCACGGATTGATCCCAGGggaactgaaatggaaatatttcTCTTTGGTTGAATAAAAGTTAGAAAAATCAGTAGCTAGTAATGCAAAATCCATAAACGTAAGCACCctgctattttatttttgcaagtTCTATTACCTCGTTTTGGACCTTTCGCCATGTAGTATCTGTACTCGTCCTTGACAAAGTCCTTTGGTCTGGCCTCTTTAGTTCGGTTGTTTAACTCACATATTGCAATGAATATGACGACATTAAAGCTTTGACATCTTTCATCAGCGAGACAAATGTCTCTGCATTCGGGCGTACCTGGTGCAGTGTTGAACGTCTTATAGGTATGGCCTTTAAGCATCATTTGATAAATCGAGTTTATTCCGTGACATTGTTGACAAGCAATGCCACGGAACatgagagaaattaaaaacagcGCGGTAAAAAACGAAGCTTGTCGACCAGCCATATGAAGAATAACAGATCTATGACACCTGCGAAAATATGGTGAgcattttaattgaaaaagaattaaGTAAAAGGGCGGGTTATTGGACAAGTCCGAGAGAGTATGGGAAAGCTGATGAAGTCCTAAAAAATTAATgagcaagaaaaatattgaaaataagcTTAAGCCCCTGCATGGCATATAATTAGCCACTGTCTTTTCCTAAAGGGGTGGTTATTTGTGATATCAATGGAATGATATGATATACAGTTTTAAACTTTGATCAAAAGATTTCCAACATATGGAATACCGTTCAGATTCAGATAAATATGAACAGTGTATTTCTCGCACTTGTGCATCAAACGACCACTGAGAAGGATGAGAAAACTATCTGTGCCAGGACTAATAGAGctcattttaatcttttttctcgATGGAATGAACTGTGTACTCTTTCATTGATAACTACACGAGGTAaacataacaataaaataatatgAAGCTTTTAGGGATAAAAACCAAGCTGTTTAATCTTCttgcttgtttttttaaagCACAGCTCTTAAGACCCCTTGGCGATGATCAAGACATCTAATATACCCTTGGAACACTTCACTTTAAGACGCTCTTAAACAATTAGATATAATGATGGTTACCGTACTCGTTTTTGAGTTGCAAACATGAAAGGTTAAAATCAAGGATTTAATTGCAACACGCTAATAAATAGGTTGGAATCTTTTGGTACCATCAAAGTGTTGTCGTTTCGATCCACCTAAAGAATCGTGTTTAAACATCGAAACAAATTTGAACCTTTGTAGTGCGGccaaataaacaaaatgtaggctgaaatgaaacaaatcagCCCAGATTCTTCGTATTCACATCTTTGAGGATGTGGCTAACGATTCAAATGTTGGCCATCTGATTGTTCGGCAAACGAAAATGTTCTTTATGTTACGGTCGACAGAAATgctgaaaatttatttgaaccatttcttaaaaaaatttaactaattcatttttcaaaaacacATTTACTCACCAGCTTTTACCTTCAGAGGCAAGCGACAAGGCTAATTCCAGATCGAGTCGTTGTTGGATTAATTCAGAATAATTTcctgtttgttttcttcctaaTTTCCACAAGGCGATAGAGTTTCGGGTCAAATGACTCTATCTCGAACTTCGTGTCGAGGTATTCGCTCAGATATCTGTTAAATTCTGAAATAGAACGGTGTTCTCcgattttaattcttttcctATATCTTTCAATTGGCTTTACTTTCCCAGCtcgttatgaaaaaaattatgcttttcAGGAGAGCCATCACTCGCACAATGAATTAAGAAACTTAAGATCCTAGAAGTAGTCAGCTGTCTGTCAAATCATCCCACACACGCGAAAGGAAGACAGTAACGGTTAGCGGAATATTACTCTGCTAAATGAAATGTCATCAATTTCCTCTAATTTTTGCTCGATTACAAAgaaatcatttgtttctttttttttttgtgatatttgtttTAAGGCCAACAGTTGACCCATTTTTGACATGTTCGGAACCAGGTGCAGGTTACATGATAGATTCGTAGTCTGcattattttttagaaattttttgtgACCTTTAAAGCAGATTCTTGGGAGCTAGATGATATCGAAAGTCGTTTTAATTGCAACTAAAAGCTTGGCACACATTATAATATTTTCCTAATGAAATTTCATCAATTTCCTACTATTTGACAGTAATTTTTGGTGTCAACTTTATTGCTAACTTTACTCATCGCCCTTTGCAACTTTTCTTTTGCTCGATTAGAAAGAACTTATTCCAGTAAAAGTCGAACCAGTTCGTGGTCGCAGTATTTGAAAGAGGGAACTCTCGGAAAACAATTGAAGCGATAATAGCGAAGCGTTGGAAAACAGAGGTTAGgctaaaatatgcaaattagGCGAGTGCAGTCGGAATTGGGACAATATAGAGGTTCGGTGTGTTTGAGATGAAGATACATAGAACCTGATCCAACTTACTTTGTAATCTAGGCGTTCCCTGTTGCATTGGCGTGTTTAGTGGGTTCATGAGGATAAGGTATTTTAGAAAGTCATTTCACTTAATTACACAGCCGAATATTGTTTAATCTCCTAAATAAcactcatttatttttcatgatttaagAGTGGTATTTCAGACAAAGGTCCGAGCACTACTATTTGCGGTATATTTTTgatgtttactttttattttctttactcatCGCCCTTTGCAACTTCTTTTTTGCTCGATTAGAAAGAACTTATTCCAGTAAAAGTTGAGCCAGTTCGTGGTCGCAGTGTTTCAAAGCGGGAACTCTCGGAAAACAATTGAAGCGATAATAGCGAAGCGTTGGAAAACAGACGTTAGgctaaaatatgcaaattagGCGAGTGCAGTCGGAATTGAGACAATATAGAGGTTCGGTGTGTTTGAGGTGAAGCCACATAGAACCTGATGCAGCTTACTTTGTAATCTAGTCGTTCCATGTTGCATTGGTGTGTTAAGCGAGTTCTTGAGGGTAAAGTATTTTAGAAAGTCATCTCACTTAGTTAGACAGCCGGATATTGTTTAATCTCCTAAATAAcactcatttatttttcatgatttaagAGTGGTATTTCAGACAAAGGTCCGAGCTTCATATCTTGGTGTAAGTTCTCTTATAATAAgaacttttggaaaataatttttctcgaAAGTTCCTGTTATTGCACATCTTAAAACATCTGCCACATTAAGTGGATCTTAATCTTAGTAGTTATCAGTAATAATAGTCAGCTGT containing:
- the LOC136283422 gene encoding EGF-like repeat and discoidin I-like domain-containing protein 3, which produces MAGRQASFFTALFLISLMFRGIACQQCHGINSIYQMMLKGHTYKTFNTAPGTPECRDICLADERCQSFNVVIFIAICELNNRTKEARPKDFVKDEYRYYMAKGPKRVPLGSIRELPAESCKEIKASEGGQAVNGNYWLDSTRSGNSILARCDMKTKVADFCVKHQCQNDANCVNRETNYSCACNSSGWTGIYCEKDINECKEGQHGCHVNAICSNTNGSYNCTCKSGFIGDGRNSCKECKPAGVADKNAISDARMTASTFNKARHNPKYGRLHERREHGAWCPKAKNNRKDYLQVDMGTVLSVCAVASQGERIYPSWTTSYKLYLSTDGVTWNAYEETSTAKVFSGNSDQHSVVKHFFTTDVMARYVRFYPVTYHNFPCLRAEIFVRK